In Nerophis ophidion isolate RoL-2023_Sa linkage group LG15, RoL_Noph_v1.0, whole genome shotgun sequence, the sequence TTTTATCAGGACATATTTTGGAGTGAAGTTTGTCAGTGAGCACACCAGTCGTATAgtcttctcactcttttttgcacgttgacctgatcactgaccattATAGCGATTAAGGTAAGGAGTTTGTGTGGTCAAAATGAATTGCATGATTAATTAAGTTACGGTAATTCATGATTAAGGCAATACTTTTTGGCATTAATCACACAAGTTAActcgttaattttgacagcaataatatatacattaagACACACTGTTGATTTAATATTagttgccgtatttccttgaattgctgcaggtcatatagtatgcgcctgccttgaattactgccgggtcaaactcgcttcccaaaataattagtgcatgcttagtattaccgtctggtcaaacttgtgacgtcacgaatgacacttcccctgtcatcatttccaaaatggaggaggctggtttcaataccggtaatttgaaatcgcataaagggaagaagattaagagctactcagtcggatttaaggtccaagcttacatcacactcaaatttttactgaatACCTTtaataagtgccggagtgagaagaggttttaaaataattagcgcatgcttacttttaccgcatgcctttggtaagcgcaggagtgagaagaggttttaaattaattagcgccccggcggcaattcaaggaaatacggtaattcatgATTATGCAATACTTTTTGGCATTAATCACACAAGTGAActcgttaattttgacagcaataATATGTACATTAAGACACACCGTTGATTTAATATTAGTTATTAGTATATcagcatttcagttttttttcattACTTTGTGCCTTTTAGCTAATTTTTCCCCATTTTTTAAACAACTAACCTTGGCTTACACTTTTGAGACCCCTCGTTCAATCAATTCAAAATGACTTCTCTTAACTACAGCTCACTTTAACAGCTCAACAATCACATCcaaaaacagaaaggtgttttttGCACATATTTTGGCTTTTAAATGAGGGGGTCTTAAAATTTGATTGGCATGCTTGAGTTTAAATGCAGTTTTGTAGTTCGGGGCAAAACGCCAAAGTATTTGAATGAGAGCCAGGAATAATTCTTGcttatttttcaatgtatttttgcACAATTGGTTTTATTTTGCACAAACAATTGTATGTGATATCAAGATGTAATAATTGTATTGTTTTGATAATGGCACATTGTTTAACATTGCTGAAATTGTTAAATTGTCCAGAATTAagtgtgtagatcaggggtcaccaacgcggtccccgcaggcaccaggtagcccgtgaggaccagatgagtagcccgctggcctgttctaaaaatagctcaaatagcagcacttaccagtgagctgcctctattttttaaattgtatttatttactaggaagctggtctcgctttgctcgacatttttaattctaagagagacaaaactcaatagaatttgaaaatccaagaaaatactttAGAGAttgggtcttcacttgtttaaataaattcatttatttttttactttgcttcttataactttcagaaagacaattttagagaaaaaaaatacaaccttcagaaggattttaggatttttaaacacatatacttttttaccttttaaattccttcttcttctttcctgacaatttaaatcaatgttcaagtatttttttgtttattattgtaaagaataataaatacattttaatttaattcttcattttagcttctgttttttcgacgaagaatgtttgtgaaatattccaaaaaaatattctggcaaatctagaaaatctgtagaattaaatttaaatcttatttcaaagtcttttgaatttcttttaaaatttttgttctggaaaatctagaagaaataatgatttgtctttgttagaaatatagcttggtccaatttgttatatgttctaacaaaaggcagattggtttttaacctatttaaaacatgtcataaaaattctaaaatcaaaattactaatgatgttccatgaattctttcttaaattttttcaaaaagattcgaaccagctagtttttctcttctttttttggttgaattttaaagcgttgtaattgaagataaactatgtttcaaaattttattttattttttgtcgtgtttttctcgtcatttaaaccgttcaattaagtgttttttttcatcgtttattttctacaaaaaaaccttccgtaaaaggaaagaaaatatacgacggaatgacagacagaaatacccccccgcccccctcttttttttaatataaatatagatttatttattaaaggtaaattgagcaaattggctatttctggcaatttatttaagtgtgtatcaaactggtagcccttcgcattaatcagtacccaagaagtagctcttggtttcaaaaaggttggtgaaccctggTGTAGATAAACAGTCATATTTTTATGagtataaacataaaaataaacgaAAAACGAGGCACTCTCAGACATTAAGTACACACTAAGTGTACATAGTACAGTATACTTGTTGAAGTTGAAGTGTGTAAGTGCGCCATTTGGAGCACAGGAAGACTTAATGGGTGTGTGGAACTCACCTGTTGATCGCACTCTTCGGCCCCAGAAACTCCACCGTGGTGCGAAAGCGGGAATAAAAACGTAAAATACAAACTTTCTCGAACTTGGTGTTTTCGGTCGAGTTAAAACTGTCCACTTATTTTCCCCGGTAAAAACACAAACATTATGCTAGCAATTAAATTAGCAGGTCGTCTCCTTCAACTATTCGCACCCACTCCAAGGACTAAATGTTCCGTTTCTACAAATTCTTTGAACATGTTAACCTTAATTTCAACAACATTTCAGATTAAACAGTTActtatatgaaaaaaatacttttctcaAAACCACTTACTTGCTCCTATAAAAGCACGGTGACCACGCCCACTACTCTTCTTTGAATTAATACTCTTGTATGTTATCAGAGCAGCGCCTCCTAGTGTCCATAGAAAATACTCACTGTAGGAGCGTACATGTATGACACAAAGGGACGTGTTATGttttagttaaaataaataaagaccgCAACAATTGAATATGatatccattttttttattaaaaccatACAAACATTTTTAGTTAGACAGAAAAGAACCAAGTGGCTCCTTTGAGAGTCCCTGCTGTTTTTGGCCCCAATAAGTTTGTACCCACATTTGTCCTCGGCTAAAACAGACAAAGTTTCATGTATGgacacatgtttatatatatatatatatatatatatatatatatatatatatatatgtatatatatatatatatatatatatatatatatatatatatatatatatatatatatgtgtgtgtgtgtgtgtatttatataaatacacacatatatacacatgtaaatatgtatatatatgtgtatatatgagtatatataaatatacttatgtaaatatgtatatatacatacatatatatgcatatataaatatatatatacaaatatgtatacacaaatatatatgtaaatatacatatgtatgtatatacatacatatatatgtgtatatgtatgtatatatttatatatatgcatgtataaatatatatatatatacacatatgtgcatatatatacatatacatatttacatatgtacatatgtgtgtttgtatatatatacatatatgtatatatatatatatatatatatatatatgtgtgtgtgtgtgtgtgtgttatttaaaATACACTGTAAAACTGTAAGAAAGCAAGAAAGAAAATGCATTTCACAAATCTTTTTCCCATAATTGGACATTTTAATATAAATGTTCATGTTTATTTTTTGTACTATTTACAATGGAAGATTGGCAGTGTTTCTTCTCTTTAATGAAATGTATAAGGCACATACCTCAATGTCATTTCCTCCTCCTTTAAAAGGAaactatttcttcttttttttaaaaaaaaaacacaagacaaaataatcaatcaatgcccggctacaaaaaaaaacagtaccaaaaaacttaataataatattacaaaaaTGTACCTCATTGCTTTGACGCTAAATAAAAGGTAAACTACTAAaagaaaaacataataaaaaggcAATATAGGAACACTGGTGACAACGTCGCTGCAATACTTGGTGGTGCACATTCGGAATTTAAGAGCTTTGGAGAACACAAATAAAAAACACATCACTGTACAGCATCGAGAgatcaaaaaagaaaaataacaatGTGCCAGCGTCAGCGTCCATTAAGAACACAAAGCACCTTGAAAAAAGAGAATATAAAAACACTGTTACTGTATTTACACTGGAGTACCTCACCATGAAATAGTAGAATGTGATTGTATTATCCTATTTATATTTGGACAAAAACAGCACTGAAACAAATTTGTGAAAATGTTTTAGGGCTTTTTAACAGTTTCTTTGCATGGTACACTGGTCAGGGGCTGCAGGTTCCCACCCCCTGATATTGTATACATAATAACCTGGAGTGGCGAGCACACACCTTTGTGCTTTAAGGACAGTATTTCCCCTtgaaaacatgcatttttttaaaccagCAAAAACACGCAGGAAGAATACTGTTTGAAGACGAGAGTACGCTCTCACTGTCAGACATAGAAAAAGATTTAATTCCATAaaatgaattatttatttatctatacaTCATAAATCCCACTTCTATGTGAGATGGTAAAAGTGGAAGTACATGTTTTTCCCCTAATTGCCTTCACGTCCACCAGAAGAGAGGAGAAAGGTTATGAGGGATCTACTGCATGATGGCCAGGAATTTGCTCTCCTCCGCGAGGCTGCTGAGAAGGGAACTCATGTCTCCGATGGCCATGTTGTTGACGCCGGGCGCCACGGCGGCGAGGGCTGGGGCCGCCGTGCTGAAGGCGGCTGAGGCGCGAGGGGTGGTCAGCCGCGACGAGGTCCTGGAGAGCCCTTGGAACATGGAGGGACTTAGCGGCACAGACACAAGGCTGCCCTGGTCGAAGCCATCCTCCATCATGGCGCCAAAGTCCAGACCGGTGCCGTCCTCTAGCACGGCGGCACCTTCCACCGTGCTGGTCACTTGGTCGGAACCGGGAGATAGAAGCGAAGTGGAGGAGTCACCATGGTTACCAAGTTGCCCTCCAGTGATGGAGTCTAGCAAGTAGTGGTCTTCCACTGTCGGGATTGATGCTGCTTTGGGATTTGTCTGCTGGAAAGAGACAGGATCTGTGAAGTCCTGCTCCAGGTACGCATGTTCTGGAGCTTCCAGTTTCAGGGGACACAGACTTCCACCGTTCTGAAACCGATGGACTTGACTGCAGTTTGAAGGGTTGAGGTGGTTCCTCCCTAAGTTCCTATTGATGGTTGTACCTTGCTGATTGGGATGAAGGACATCATGAAGATTGTCTATGGAGGCCCGACTGAGCAGGAGGTTGTTTCCCACCTGGCAGGAGACTCGATTGTTCAGGGTCTGCTGGAAATGGTTCTGCGTTGGTGGAAAAGGTCCATCAGTGGTCTTGGGGAAGTGAGGCCGAGTAAAGGTATCAGGAGCAGCTCCTCTCATCTCCATGCAGGACGTAGGAGATGCCTCCAGCTTGACCACAGGGTTGACGGTGCAAGCACTTTGGGTTGGGTCTACCTGGGAACAACTGTGGTGAAACCCGAGTGAcagatgctgctgctgctgctgctggaccACCATGTTTCCAAACCTGCCAAAAGGTTCAGTCGGGGCTTGAGCTGACCACTTTCCGCAGTTCCTCTGAGGAGACCGCTCAGCGCTCCCGGAGCTGACTTCGTTCCATTGGATGGGAAGCAAGCTGGggctcctcctctgctgctgctgctgcaggcAGTGGTTGCCTGGGAAGTTCATCCCAGAAGTCTGCTCCATCCCTTCCATATACTGGTGCACTCTCTCCCTGGGGGCTACTTGCTCCTCGATGTGCATGTAGGAGCCAGCCTCCGCTTGAACCTGTGAGCGGAGATACTGCACCATGTCATCAGGGAGGATATCTTCATCCTCAAGCAGCGGGTAAGCGTCTTCATCGCCCTCCATGGCCAGAGCTTCTAAAGCCGCGTGCTCCGCAATGCTGGGGTTGTAGGAGGGGTTCTGCGGGGCTCTCTGCAGGTTCCCGTCTGAGCGAGTGTAATTCTGCAAGGTTAAGTTACGCATTTCGGGGATGTGTTGCTGAGACAGAGGGGGAAGAGGGTGCAGGTTGCTCAGGCTGTTGAAGCGCTGCACTTGGGGCAGGTTGCAAATGTCGGAAGAAGGCTGCGTCCTCACCGGATCGCTGGCCCGCCTGTTGCCGGTCAGCGGCCCCTCGCCGGGATAGAGGACCCTCCTCCTGTAGCCCGAGTGTCCCATGGAGCTGTTGGTGGCGTCGGTGCAGCGGTGAGGCCTGACAAGGGGTGGCATAGGCTGGTTGGGGCAACCTTCGTCCATCATGGCCATACGGGCTTTCAGGCTCATGCGCTCCATGTTGGGTAGAGGAGTCGGCGGCGGGCCACCGGTTGCTGCGGCGTACTTGGCCTTCAGGTGGTAGTGCTGTGCTGGGGTTAAAGTAAGCATCCCCCGGGAGCCCCCTACTTCTCCGCCCCCATAGACCCCGCCCGAGGGTACCCCGCTGAATCCCGCTCCGTACCCGCCTCCGTACTGGCTCGCCTCGCTGGATCGACGGGAGGCGTCGGTGGAGATTGGGTCGTAGGAGTCGGTGGAGCTGAGGTTGTGGAGGCGTCGGTGGTGGGCAGCCGCCGTCGTGCCGTCGTTCTGGGACGCCTGACTGGAGCGTCGGCTGGAGAAGCAAGGGGAGATGCCCGAGGATCGGCGGCTGCTGCTCAGGTAGGCGGAGCTGGTGGCGCTCCCGCTGCTGTCGCGCCGGTCTCGTAGCAAATTGAGCACCGTTAACTCTGTGTTGCCCAGCTCGGGCTGAGCTGGCGGCTGAGGAGCAGCAACCGTCCACTGCTTGCCCAGACAGGACCCTGGCAGGGACAAAAAAATACTTTAGAAGTCTGAAGGGCTGAAATATTGAACTAAATTGTTCTGGGGACCAcagtcctctacagtggacatttgattgTGGTGTATTTACTTTGCCAgagttaaaggccttctgaaattagattttcttatttaaacggggatagcaggtccattctatgtgtcatacttcaatcaatcaatcaatcaatgtttatttatatagccctaaataacaaatgtctcaaaggactgtacaaaccattacgactacgacatcctcggaaaaacccacataagggcaaggaaaattcacacccagtgggtagggagaattcacacccagtgggacgccagtgacaatgctgactatgagaaaccttggagaggacctcaaatgtgggcaaccccccccccccctagatctacttgatcattttgcgatattgccatatttttgctgaaaggatttagtagagaacatagatgataaagttcgcaacttttggtcgctaataaaaaaaccttgcttgtaccagaagtagcagacgatgtgcgcgtgacttcactggttgtagagctcctcacatcctcacattgtttacaatcatagccaccagcagctagagcgattcggaccgagaaagcgacagtttcccaattaatttgagcgaggatgaaagattcgtggatgaagatagtaagagtgaaggactaaaaaaaaaaaaaaaaaaaaaggcgaggacagtgagagcgattcagatgttattagacacatttactaggataattctggaaaatcccttatctgcttattgtgttactagtgttttagtgagattatatggtacctgaaagtcggaggggtgtggccatgagtgtggtgaccgccagtgtctccggtgagaggaggtaatagtccgcagctgcaggaggacgcaagctccgctcatagctacggtaagagccgttttctcaccgaaacctgccagttgacatgttgtcgggaaccatgttcgcttgactgctctgttccatagtaaagcttcaccttctggaattttaaacaaggacacaccggctgtttgtgttgctaaaggcaaccgcttcccacctccatctttctactttgacttctacattattaatttaacaaattgcaaaagattcagcaacacggatgtccagaatactgagtaattatgtgattaaagcagactacttatagcttggatcgggctggaaacaaatgtccgctacaaccggtgacgtcaaacgcacgcgtcatcgtaccgcgacgttttcaacacgacacacgggaaatttaaaattgctatttagtaaactaaaatggccgtattggcatgtgttgcaatgttaatacttcatcattgatatataaactatcagactgcgtggtcggtagtagtgggtttcagtaggcctttaaaggggtgcTCTGCTGTTTTAGGGAACCTTCTGCCAAAAAGCTTGTTTAATATAACCTCTATGACAgcagaatctgctgcaaaaatgtgagtcagaAGTTTTTGGAACTGAACTCGTGGGCCACcaattgaatagcccaaatgatgaaaaagagaggacctaaaatggaactttaggaacaccactagtacaaCTAAAGTTGAACAAacgactactgactgcatctgaagtaaacaaggtacAGCAACACTAAAGGggtggacttaaaggggtgctttGAGGAACGCCTTAGTAATTTATGTAGAACACAAGTTTAAACCCCAGAGTTAAATGTTTGCTAGCAAAGGTAAAAAAGTAattgcaaggatctgccaatgtgtttacaaggTCTAAGTTCTTCTAAACAACAAGACCACTCTTGCGTATTTTAAGAATTTGCTGccaaaatatttgtctttcaagTTTTGATCTGAACTCAGGGACCAATATTGTATCATTCCTGGGCCAGATTTGGGCTCTGGGCTGCCAGTTGAAATGCTGATCTTTTTAAGTCCTTTTAAAATGACCCATGTTCTGGCATGTGGGATCtaaaccaaggatgtcgttgtggcttgtgcagcccttgagACATTTGTAATAAAGGATTAtatgaatacattttgatttgtAATAAAggattatataaataaactttgattgattgcttgattgacataAGCTAAGGGTGCACGATTGCAACAGGTGTAACCATTAAACACGGTTCCATTTCTCTCCATCTCCTGTCACAAACATTTTGTTTCGCCTAAACGCTAGAGCCAAAAGTGGCGAGGTGGAAAGATGTGGTGTGCCAACAGGCGTTTCCATCAGAAAAAATGCATTGCCAAgaaaaaatcactaatgctaagaGATGTATTGGAAACTCACCCTTCCCCTGGATGGTGGGGAGTGTGGAACCCTTGAGGGGCGGCGGCGGGGACAGGGGCCCCAGCCTGGGCAGCGCTCCGTTCACCTGCTTCAGCCTCTCCATCTTGAGGTGCTCCATCCAGCGCAGGGGGCGGCCCACGCTGCGCCTCGCCTGCAGGGTCAGCATGGCCGCCGTCGCCGTGGAGACGGTGGAGTCCATGATGGGGGCCGGCTGCCCGTGGTGTTCCTCTTCTGTCTCATCCTCGTCCTCCTCCAGCCACTCCCCTGGCGAGCGTCCGGCACTCACAGTAAGCTGGAGTCCACCGCTGGGATAGGTGCTGACTGGGGACTGGTCACTGCTGCATGTAGACTGACTGCCAGGGCTTGGCTGAGACGTCTAATGGACACACAAGCTTGTTACTGGCTCGTTCAAGACAACACAATAAGGAGAACATTCTGGAGCATCACACATTCTAAACATGCATTTTATTAGACAATTGCTGCAAAAGGGCTGCAAAAAGTCCACTTCCAACACCATCATCTACTAAGACAAGgtgtctgcactgcaaaaactgaaatctaagtaagatgaaatatctcgaATAAGGGTgagatttgcttattttctgtctgataagataaatcttctcattaagcagattttatgtaagagtgttttacttgttttaagggttttggtcctaaatgatctcagtaagatattacagcttgtagctgagatttgattacctatattgagtaaaacatgcttgaaactagaatataaactgttgcaaagctgtgccaTTAACACTcataagtataaaactacttttttaaagtaatatactcttacttcaagcatgaaaaaaaagtcatgacgcagagcgcatatcattatgtcaagataatgccactagcaCTTACATCTTTTTAGAAGATTTTTCAACAAATTAAACTAAAATGACccttttttttctatcaagaaaactacacttgttattagtgagaatatacttgttttaaggtatttgggggttaattgaggttagctaattttacttgttttgtaaagtcttgacaagctgaattttcttgttctattggcagataattttgctaagatcaaataaaataccccttattttttccttttttctttttgtttttgaacgctGACTTTTTGCATTGTGAAGTGAAGCCTAAGAAATTTAACCAAAAGTTTGTTGACTCCCTTATTGTATGGCAAACTAAACTAGTTTGTATGCCCAGCTGCCTGCATACCCTTCCACCATGAGGCGAAATAAAGTTGTGTTAGCACTTCCATAAAGAAGGGGAGGAACACTACTGAATTAAAgatttaatagaatagaatagaatagaatagaaagtactttattgatccctgggggaaattcagcaccacagttcgctcacaataaacaataataataatacatataatatatgaatagtataaatatattctacataaattctacatttaagtgcagtcaaggaacatatgcattatacagtctgatggctgtcggtatgaaggaccttttgggagtctgagcctttcactgaacgtgctcattctctccgcaaggtctgagtgtagtgggtgggaggtgttgtccataatggctaggagttttgctagacttctcctctctgacaccaccgccagtgagtctagctccactcccaccacgttactggccttctctaccagcttgtccagtctgtttgtgtttgtgtttaacTCATAGCAAATTATGAAAGTGGCTTCAATATGGTTTTCCACAAGTAAATTCTCTATAAAACGTGTTTGgtgttcatatttttgtttttctgGAACAAATTAATGAACTTTTCAGTATTTCTAATGGGCAAAATTCCTTGTGTTTGGACAAATGTGGTTACAGACTATTTGCAAAAGATTAATGAGGAGGTACCATTGTACATTATTAGATATGACAATCCTTTTCTTTGTCATCTACAACCCAAAGCTAAAATGTGGATATTTTGTTCCCATGGTTTTAGCAAATACAGTGTTGTAGGCCATTAGTTTTatcctactgatgatgtgttgttgtgatAGTAATCTTATAATCAAGTTTACCCTTGAGTATAGccaaattataaatcaaatattttcatagtaaGAACAGAAAAAAACGTTTATGCCCTTCTAAAAGAAATTAAATAACActctttagtcacctttacacaaTTTTAATCCAATATCCTAATGTTgcatgaggctgagccaatccATGGCCCCGGGACTGAACAGCGCGCTCTGATTAGTTTAGACTCCTCCAGTGGCcattactactgtagtattgatattttcagTTCATTCAGccattttatgcttgaaaatacttaatttagcaCCATTTTTTTAACATGTGTAAAAACTGAATAAAATCCACAATGTAGTGAAGCCGCATTATTTGAA encodes:
- the gli3 gene encoding transcriptional activator GLI3, producing the protein METQSQASSAAEKKKRVETIVATKGSSARNDISEKAVASSTTSNEDESSSSPYHRERRNALSSTSARPGAPVTEEPSTSTEERPTLLKKELHGSLPHLADHALPYRGTFFAMDPRNGYLDSHYPAPQFFPTFHPPVPIDDRHAQGRYIYEPSPVPPLHVPPALAGSPAFSDISLIRISPQRNPSVGAESPFHPSHPYINPYMDYIRSLQPLGSPSISVLSATRGLSPADAPHAGLTPAEYYHQMALLAGHRSPYSADLLPSVATAASGAGALHMEYLQAMDSSRFPSPRLQSRPSRKRPLPISPLSEHSFDLQTMIRNSPNSLVTMLNNSRSSSSTSGSYGHLSAGAISPALSFAYPPTPVALHMHQQLMGRQPGIVGSAFGHSPPLIHPTPAFATQRPVSGFTAAGLHASERSGISGDSSQIKPTSESAVSSTGDPMHHKRSKMKPEEELPSPGALSIQDHPDGMTLVKEEGDKDDGKQEPEVVYETNCHWENCCREFDTQEQLVQHINNDHIHGEKKEFVCRWEECSREQKPFKAQYMLVVHMRRHTGEKPHKCTFEGCAKAYSRLENLKTHLRSHTGEKPYVCEHEGCNKAFSNASDRAKHQNRTHSNEKPYVCKIPGCTKRYTDPSSLRKHVKTVHGPEAHVTKKQRGDYPRPPTQPRDPGANNQGRSPGQLGLGGYTDQREYNHVTSKQDECLQVKSIKTEKPMTSQPSPGSQSTCSSDQSPVSTYPSGGLQLTVSAGRSPGEWLEEDEDETEEEHHGQPAPIMDSTVSTATAAMLTLQARRSVGRPLRWMEHLKMERLKQVNGALPRLGPLSPPPPLKGSTLPTIQGKGSCLGKQWTVAAPQPPAQPELGNTELTVLNLLRDRRDSSGSATSSAYLSSSRRSSGISPCFSSRRSSQASQNDGTTAAAHHRRLHNLSSTDSYDPISTDASRRSSEASQYGGGYGAGFSGVPSGGVYGGGEVGGSRGMLTLTPAQHYHLKAKYAAATGGPPPTPLPNMERMSLKARMAMMDEGCPNQPMPPLVRPHRCTDATNSSMGHSGYRRRVLYPGEGPLTGNRRASDPVRTQPSSDICNLPQVQRFNSLSNLHPLPPLSQQHIPEMRNLTLQNYTRSDGNLQRAPQNPSYNPSIAEHAALEALAMEGDEDAYPLLEDEDILPDDMVQYLRSQVQAEAGSYMHIEEQVAPRERVHQYMEGMEQTSGMNFPGNHCLQQQQQRRSPSLLPIQWNEVSSGSAERSPQRNCGKWSAQAPTEPFGRFGNMVVQQQQQQHLSLGFHHSCSQVDPTQSACTVNPVVKLEASPTSCMEMRGAAPDTFTRPHFPKTTDGPFPPTQNHFQQTLNNRVSCQVGNNLLLSRASIDNLHDVLHPNQQGTTINRNLGRNHLNPSNCSQVHRFQNGGSLCPLKLEAPEHAYLEQDFTDPVSFQQTNPKAASIPTVEDHYLLDSITGGQLGNHGDSSTSLLSPGSDQVTSTVEGAAVLEDGTGLDFGAMMEDGFDQGSLVSVPLSPSMFQGLSRTSSRLTTPRASAAFSTAAPALAAVAPGVNNMAIGDMSSLLSSLAEESKFLAIMQ